CATACCGCCCTCGGGCGTGTAGCGGTGCACGGCGATCGTGTCGGGCGAGACCGGCATCCTGTGGTCGGCGCCGCAGGTCGGCGCGGGGGGCGGGGCCGGGGCGGGTGGATTCTTCCCCGCCGGGGTGGCGGTCGCCGAGGGCTCGGGCGCCGCGCCGGTCATCGAGGGGGCCGGCACGGCGATTGCGGAGTGCGGACCTCCGCCCCGGCCCGCGGACGCCCGTGACCGCCCACCGGTCGGGGGCAGGGGGCCAGGCGGCCGGCGAGGGCCTGGAACTGCGGCCAGGCGGCCTGCGGCGGGCAGGGGTCCCAGAGCTTCTGGGAGAGCGCGGCCAGCGGCACCCTGCGCTTATCGCACCCCGATGTCATACCCCAGGGATCAAGGTCCCCAGGACCTACGACAAGGCGAGTTCAACCCGAATAAGCGGACAGGGTCCATGGGGCCGCCGGCACCGGGACGCCGAGTTCCGCTGCCATCCCGGGAATTGCTCCGACGGGCCGACGAACCGTTGCCCGACACCGTCTCGGTGCACTATTCCTGGTCGGATGGACGAGACCGCGTTACAGCCCTCCGGCATACACAGCGTCGACGCCTTCATCGCAGCCCTGCGGGCGCTCAAAGCCCGTTCCGGCTTGACCCTGCGACAGTTGGAGAGCCGGGCCAAGGCCCAGGGGGACGTGCTGCCCCGCAGCACCGTCGCCGACCTGCTGCGCAGGAGTACCCTGCCCCGCCGTGAGACGGTCTCCGCCTTCGTCCGCGCATGCGGGGAAGAGGCCGGATCGGCGGAGTGGTTGCAGGCCTGGGAGCGCCTGGCGAGAGCGGACCCCGCCGCGGACGCCGGCGGCGACGGGGGCGGCGCCGAGGAGCAGACGCGGCCTGCGGGAGCCGGGATCCGGGGGAGAGCCGTGCTGGTGGTGGCCGCCGTGGGGCTGGCGGGAGCCGTCGCGGCGGGCGTTCTACTGAACCGGGATCAGGCCGCCCCTGGGCCGCCCGCGACGGGTGCCACTGGAAGCCGCCTTCCCGGGCTCCTCTCCGTACCCTCTGCCGGGAGCTGGGGCCGCATCCGCCCCGCGCGGACTCCGGAGCTGTGCCTCTCGGCGGGCAAGGAGCGCTCCGGGCGGTACGGATCCGAGATCGCGGTCCAGCGCCCCTGTGCGGAGCCCGGCCCGCGCACGTTCCTGCAGCCTGTCGGAGACGACCTGGCCTTCATCAAGTGGGAACATCCCACGAGCAAGGTGATGGGCTGCCTGACCATCCTCGACAGCGGTCCGGCCAAAGGGTTGGTGGAGCCGCAGGACGACTGCGGTGACGGCAGGGACGCGCAGCTCTTCCGGATCGAACGCTTCGGCGCAACGGCGGAGGGCTACCGGCTGAGGAGCGCCCGCACCGCACTGTGCCTGGGCGTCCTCGACAGTGAGACGGTCGCCGGAGCCGAGGTCGTCCCCCAGGCGTGCGGCGATCTGCCCGCCCAGCGCTTCCTGGTGGACCTCCTGTCCCTGACGTCGTGACAGCACCCGTTTGCTGTTGGAGCGTCAGGCCGGTGGCCCGCTGCCCTGGTAGGGCAGCGGGCCACCGGCGTGGGGTCAGCGGGCCACCGGGGTGACGTAACCGCTGATCTTCTGGGTGCCGTTGACCACGGTGCCCACCTTGTAGGACGGCCAGTGGTGGGCGCTCACACTGCCCGGCTTGCCCTGGTTGCCGCCCACCACGGTGATCTTCTGGCCGGAGATGGCCACCACGATGGCCACGTGGTCGTTCTCGAACCTGCCGTCGCCCAGGTTGTAGAGGATCGCGTCGCCGACCTTCGGGGTCCCGTGCAGGGAGCCGTAGTCGGTGAAGCTGGCGGCGCCGTCGGTGAGCTCGTTCATCCTGCCGCCGACGCCGTTCTTCCACCACACCCAGCCAACGAAGTCGGCGCACCAGGCGTGCGCTTCGGTGTGGTGGGGGCCGCAGCTGCCCGTCTGCTTGGTGCCCCGGCCCCAGTAGCTGCCCTTGTTGTTGAGGCCGCAGGGGCCGGCGCCTATCTGTCCCTTGGCGGTGGCGGCGATGTTCGCCCCCAGTGAGGCGGCCTGGGCGTTGCCGACGCCCGTGACCGATAACGCGGTTCCGGCGAGCAGGGTGACTACGGCGCCGTTGGCCGCGAGGGAGGTGAGCTTGCGCATGGCTGACTCCATGGTCGAGAGCCGTGGTTCGCACGGCAGTTCGCTGGGATGGCAGAACTCTCGACGGGGCAGCCGGCGCAGCCAAGAGAACCCGCTGTCCGGGACTGTCCGGCCCTGTCCGCGCCGCTGTCCGTGCAGGCCAGCTGGTGTGTACCGGACGTTCGTCAGCGGTGCGCCGGACGGCCGCCCGGTTGTGCGGTCGCTCTGCCGGCGGATTCCTCTCGTCCGATAGCCCGAGGAGGAACCGCCGATCGGCCGGCCCGTACAGGGGTGCCCTCAGCTGGGGCCGGGATACGCGTCGAAGGGGCACCTCACAGGCCCGGCCCCACGTCGAACACCTCCCGGACGGAACCGCCCACCGCACCGGGGTGTGGATCGTCAACCAGAAGCAGCGGCGCGAGCGGCGCGGCCAGGACCAACTCGCCGCCCGGGCCGCCCTCGGGGTGGAGTGGGCGGAGTCCAGCTAGATGTACTGGGGGGCTGCGACGCGACCCTGACCGGCGATGCCCCAGAGTTCAGCCGGGGGCTGACAGGGCAGCGGGCGGTGGGAGGATTGCCGTGTGACGGCAACAACCAGTGATATCGAGAAGGCGGCCGGCGTGCTGCGCGCCGGGGGCCTGGTGGCGCTGCCCACCGAGACCGTTTACGGTCTGGGCGCCAACGCCGAGGATCCCTCCGCCATCGCGCAGATCTTCCAGGTCAAAGGGCGTCCGCCCACGCATCCGCTGATCGTTCACATCGGCGGCGCGCAGCAGCTGGACGACTGGGTGGATGAGGTGCCCGCGACGGCGCGCCTGCTGGCCGAGCATTTCTGGCCCGGGCCGCTGACGCTGGTGCTGCGGCGTGGTCGCCGGGTGCCGCTGGAGGCGACGGGCGGGCTTGAAACGGTGGCGGTGCGCGTGCCCGACCATCCCGTGGCGCTCGCGCTGCTGGCGGCGTTCGGCGGCGGCGTCACGGCTCCGTCCGCCAACCGCTTCGGCTCCGTCAGCCCCACCACCGCCGGGCACGTCCGTGCCGAGCTCGGAGACGCGGTCGACTTCATCTTGGACGGCGGGTCCTGCGAAGTCGGCGTCGAGTCGACCATCATCGACGTCACGGCGGAGATTCCTGCGATCCTGCGGCCCGGCGGGGTCACCCGCGAGGACCTCCAGGCGGTACTGGGTATCCCGGTCCAGGTTCCCGCCTCCAGCGGCGTCCGGGTGCCGGGCCAGCACCCCTCCCACTACGCGCCGCACGCTCGGGTGGTCCTCGTCGAGCCGGAGCAGGTCGTCGCCGAAGCCGAGCTCGCCCAAGAGCAGGGGCACCGGGTCGGCGTCTTCCTACCGCCGTCTTCGTCCGGCAACAAGGTGAAGGCGCACGCCGTGGTGCCCCTGCCGGGCGCGGTGGACGTCTACGCCCAGGGGCTGTACGGGTACCTGCGCGAGCTCGACCAGCGGGGCTGCGACCTCATCGTCGCGTCCCTACCCGCAGAGGAAGGGCTTGGGCTCGCCATCGCCAACCGGCTCCGCCGCGCCGCCGGCCCACGCCCCGCCGTCGAATCGCCCCCCGGGGCCGTGTGAAGCGGCCCGGGCGCCGTGTGAGCCGGCCGTGGTGCCGGGACGCCGCCGGGGCGGTCAGGACGCGGCGAGGGCCTCGGCGTCCAGGCCGCGGGTGGTGACGAGCTGAGCGCTGCCGTCGGCCAGGCGGTAGGACATCCCCACGACGCCGAGGCGGCCGGCGGCGACGGCCTCGGCCAGGATCCGGGAACGTTCCAGCAGCAGGTCCACGGTGTGCTCGATGTGCTCGGCCAGGATCTCCTCGGCGCTCTCGCGTCCGGCGGCGCGGGCGGCCAGCACGCTCGGGGTCACCCGTTCGACCACGTCTCGGACGAAGCCGCCCGGCGTCTGGCCGTCCTGGAGGGCGGAGCAGGCCGCGGCGACCGCGCCGCACGAGTCGTGGCCCAGGACGACGACCAGTGGCGCGTTCAGAACACTCACGCCGAACTCGATGGACCCCAGGACCTCGGTACCGGCGACATGTCCGGCGGTGCGTACCACGAACAGGTCGCCCAGACCGCGGTCGAAGATGATCTCGGCGGCCAGGCGGGAGTCGGAGCAGCCGAACATCACAGCGAACGGCCGCTGGGACGGCGCGGTCTCCGTACGGCGCACGGCGTCCTGGTTCGGGTGCTGAGGTGTGCCCGCCACGAACCGTTGATTACCGGATATCAACAGGCCGAAGGCTTCACGGGGCGTCGGAGTCTTGATCTCGTTCATGGACGGCAGCCTACGAGCCGGCACCATCTCCCGCACCACCTGGTCCCACCCCCGCCCTGCGGGAAAACCACCCAGCGGCTCGGGCGGCACCCCAAGACGCCGGGACAGGTGCGAAGCAGTCGTGGTCAGGACTCCCTGCCGGCCAGCACCCGGTCGGCGAGATAGTGCGGACACGTCCTGTCGTGCCAGGTGACCGTCAGGCGCCCTCCCCAGACCGCGAGCGAACGGACCATGTCATCGGCAGGACCCGCCTCGCAGAAGGAACACACCACCGCCTGAGGCCGAAGACCATCCACCCGATCCGCTCCCTTCCGCACCTCTCGCGCACCCGATCGAGACCACCTCTACCAGAAGCTCCGGGGCCACGGACCCATACCCGCAAGTAGGGCGCTCACCTCAGAGGGCGGCCCGGCTCGCTGCCCGGCAGATGCACTGCTCCCCGGGCCGTGCTCAGCGGCAGCGCTGCACTGCACGGCTCCTGTCACCTATCGCATGGTCCACGCCCAGATCGCCACTGGCTTTGTTCATGGGTTGTGAAGCCGTGCCTTCGGGAGGCACCCGCCAAGGCTGGATGTCGATGTTCACGAGAACGGGAGGCAGTGCTCCACACGGGCCCGCGAGACGGCGGCGGAGCTGCACCACCGATCACCTGACTCCGTAGCCAGCGCCTTTGTCCCTGGCATCCCGGCTTCCCGGCTTCCGTGGCCGCATCCGTCGTCATCGGTATAAAGTCCAGGGGGCTGTCAGGGCGTGGTCGGTAAGCAGGGCCTCCAGGCGGCGCTCCGCATACGGCAGGTGGAGCAGTTCCTCGCCCTCCTGCTGCAAGTTCTGCCAGGAGGATTGGGAAGACCACGGCTGATCTGAAAGAGGCATCCCGCCTGGGACTTCGACGACGGTGACCAACGCACCCGGCGACTGCCCTGACAGGTTGCTCTGTACGATCACCGCATACTGGGCGCTGGTCAGCCTGTCCTGTGCGGAGATCAGCAAGTGGTGCCCTGTCCGGACAGTTGAAGGAGGCGGCGGGTGTCCGCTTTGGACTTCTACGCTCACGTCGCCGTTCGCGGTGAGGTTCTGGGAGTTGGCGTTGGCGCCGACCCGGAAGCCTGGGAAGCCGCTCTGGGGGCGACATGCCTCGATG
This Streptomyces sp. NBC_00539 DNA region includes the following protein-coding sequences:
- a CDS encoding RICIN domain-containing protein — encoded protein: MDETALQPSGIHSVDAFIAALRALKARSGLTLRQLESRAKAQGDVLPRSTVADLLRRSTLPRRETVSAFVRACGEEAGSAEWLQAWERLARADPAADAGGDGGGAEEQTRPAGAGIRGRAVLVVAAVGLAGAVAAGVLLNRDQAAPGPPATGATGSRLPGLLSVPSAGSWGRIRPARTPELCLSAGKERSGRYGSEIAVQRPCAEPGPRTFLQPVGDDLAFIKWEHPTSKVMGCLTILDSGPAKGLVEPQDDCGDGRDAQLFRIERFGATAEGYRLRSARTALCLGVLDSETVAGAEVVPQACGDLPAQRFLVDLLSLTS
- a CDS encoding CHAP domain-containing protein, with translation MRKLTSLAANGAVVTLLAGTALSVTGVGNAQAASLGANIAATAKGQIGAGPCGLNNKGSYWGRGTKQTGSCGPHHTEAHAWCADFVGWVWWKNGVGGRMNELTDGAASFTDYGSLHGTPKVGDAILYNLGDGRFENDHVAIVVAISGQKITVVGGNQGKPGSVSAHHWPSYKVGTVVNGTQKISGYVTPVAR
- a CDS encoding L-threonylcarbamoyladenylate synthase, whose product is MTATTSDIEKAAGVLRAGGLVALPTETVYGLGANAEDPSAIAQIFQVKGRPPTHPLIVHIGGAQQLDDWVDEVPATARLLAEHFWPGPLTLVLRRGRRVPLEATGGLETVAVRVPDHPVALALLAAFGGGVTAPSANRFGSVSPTTAGHVRAELGDAVDFILDGGSCEVGVESTIIDVTAEIPAILRPGGVTREDLQAVLGIPVQVPASSGVRVPGQHPSHYAPHARVVLVEPEQVVAEAELAQEQGHRVGVFLPPSSSGNKVKAHAVVPLPGAVDVYAQGLYGYLRELDQRGCDLIVASLPAEEGLGLAIANRLRRAAGPRPAVESPPGAV
- a CDS encoding carbonic anhydrase codes for the protein MNEIKTPTPREAFGLLISGNQRFVAGTPQHPNQDAVRRTETAPSQRPFAVMFGCSDSRLAAEIIFDRGLGDLFVVRTAGHVAGTEVLGSIEFGVSVLNAPLVVVLGHDSCGAVAAACSALQDGQTPGGFVRDVVERVTPSVLAARAAGRESAEEILAEHIEHTVDLLLERSRILAEAVAAGRLGVVGMSYRLADGSAQLVTTRGLDAEALAAS